One window of Planctomycetia bacterium genomic DNA carries:
- a CDS encoding glycosyltransferase, whose protein sequence is MPRVLYLSTDLQRGGLPLRLCRLVLRLRDLGVTPIVGCLTTPGPLSDELSAAGIEVFACGGRGGLDVSCLWRFAKIVRRFDPDLIHASLFHANVAARLMGRCDRPRPIITSTVTIEIERAWHRWGEWATAGLSSLHVANGLAVAAHLENELAFSPDRLAVIPNGIELAAFESAEPIDRASFGISPDVPIILWVGRMDRVKDLATFVSAVRVVAAGRHVQAVLVGDGPERSALMKSIRDGGSPELFLLPGWSNEVPRWLKAASCLVLTSRTEGCPNVLLEAMACRCPVVASDIGPCRELITHDQHGLLAPVGDPAAFAGAIGRVLSDPVGASRRSEAAIARVEQRHDLARVAAQWMHVYDRLLGS, encoded by the coding sequence ATGCCCCGCGTCCTGTATCTCTCGACCGACCTGCAGCGCGGCGGACTTCCCCTTCGATTGTGCCGGCTGGTGCTGCGTCTGCGCGATCTCGGCGTTACGCCGATTGTGGGATGCCTGACGACGCCCGGCCCTCTGAGCGACGAGCTCTCGGCGGCGGGCATTGAAGTGTTTGCCTGCGGAGGCAGGGGCGGCCTGGACGTCTCCTGCCTGTGGCGCTTTGCAAAGATCGTCCGCCGATTCGACCCCGATCTGATCCACGCCTCGCTGTTCCATGCGAACGTGGCGGCCCGGCTCATGGGACGCTGCGATCGCCCGCGGCCGATCATCACCTCGACCGTCACCATCGAAATCGAGCGCGCCTGGCATCGGTGGGGCGAGTGGGCGACGGCGGGTCTCTCGAGTCTCCACGTTGCCAACGGTCTGGCAGTGGCGGCCCACCTTGAAAATGAGCTCGCGTTTTCGCCCGATCGGCTGGCGGTCATTCCCAACGGCATCGAACTCGCGGCATTTGAGTCGGCCGAGCCGATTGATCGCGCGAGCTTCGGCATTTCCCCGGATGTGCCCATCATCCTTTGGGTGGGGCGGATGGATCGCGTCAAGGATTTAGCGACATTCGTAAGCGCCGTTCGCGTCGTCGCCGCAGGGCGCCACGTGCAGGCCGTTCTGGTCGGCGATGGTCCCGAGCGAAGCGCATTGATGAAGTCCATTCGAGACGGCGGGTCGCCGGAGCTTTTTCTGCTGCCTGGCTGGTCAAATGAAGTGCCTCGGTGGCTCAAGGCGGCAAGCTGCCTCGTACTCACTTCTCGTACCGAAGGATGCCCCAACGTGCTGCTCGAGGCGATGGCATGTCGTTGCCCCGTGGTCGCAAGCGATATCGGTCCTTGTCGAGAACTGATCACCCACGATCAGCACGGCCTGCTTGCCCCGGTGGGTGATCCAGCGGCCTTTGCCGGGGCCATCGGCCGTGTCCTGAGCGATCCCGTGGGGGCCTCCCGGCGAAGCGAAGCGGCCATCGCCCGGGTTGAGCAGCGGCACGATCTGGCCCGGGTCGCTGCGCAATGGATGCACGTCTACGACCGGTTGCTCGGAAGCTAA
- the tig gene encoding trigger factor: MAKKEITGSQRDESASAVADEDEEPQDPKEALKGVISVAVSDAGTLRKTMTVTVPRDSIDQELEKEYKGLVAEAIVPGFRRGRAPRRLIEKRFGGEVGEQVQTRLVSNAYLAAIEKQDLKVLGDPLLWVKIKESKSSADGNEQLVDMRTALNHLKLPEDGDFEFKCEVEVKPEFKLPDLEGIKIERPALSITDEDVDVQIDRLRALRGNYAPVVNGSVEDDDLLICDMVMTVGGKEVKKAENIQISARPQRIESAAFDDFGEKIKGTKVGKTVTLEGELADDYEVEDLRGKKAKFELTLNDIKRMNLPPMDKAFLETQGFETEMEYRAWVRQRMEGRLESELKRGMRNQVRKYLLDNTKLDLPEGLSTRQTERAVLRKMIDLQRQGVPMSEIEKHADELRTIAREETTAELKLHFITEEIAEKLETEVSEEDINGAIAMMAQTYNRRFDRVRDELAKNDGIEMLYLQIRDEKCIDKLLEKAKITDAEVPKKGGAKSEKPAKAAKAPQAESKAAETPATPKAAAEKGVAKKSATDKPKAPGSKKAK, encoded by the coding sequence ATGGCGAAGAAAGAAATCACCGGCAGCCAGCGAGACGAGTCGGCTTCCGCGGTCGCGGACGAAGATGAAGAGCCGCAGGATCCGAAGGAAGCACTCAAGGGCGTCATCAGTGTCGCCGTCTCCGACGCGGGAACGCTTCGCAAGACGATGACCGTGACCGTCCCGCGCGACAGCATCGATCAGGAGCTCGAAAAGGAATACAAGGGCCTCGTCGCCGAGGCGATCGTGCCGGGCTTTCGCCGCGGCCGCGCCCCGCGCAGGCTGATCGAGAAGCGCTTCGGCGGAGAAGTCGGCGAGCAGGTGCAGACGCGGCTGGTCTCCAATGCCTACCTGGCGGCCATCGAGAAGCAGGACCTGAAAGTCCTGGGCGATCCCCTGCTGTGGGTGAAGATCAAGGAGTCGAAGTCTTCGGCGGACGGCAATGAGCAGCTCGTCGATATGCGCACGGCGCTGAACCACTTGAAGTTGCCCGAAGACGGGGACTTTGAGTTCAAGTGCGAGGTGGAGGTCAAGCCCGAGTTCAAACTGCCGGACCTCGAGGGCATCAAGATCGAGCGCCCGGCCCTGTCGATTACCGACGAGGATGTGGACGTTCAGATCGATCGGCTTCGCGCCTTGCGTGGCAATTACGCACCCGTGGTGAATGGGTCCGTCGAGGACGATGACCTGCTGATCTGCGACATGGTCATGACAGTCGGGGGCAAAGAGGTCAAAAAGGCCGAGAACATTCAGATCTCGGCGAGGCCTCAGCGAATCGAGAGCGCTGCGTTCGACGACTTCGGCGAGAAAATCAAGGGCACGAAAGTCGGCAAGACCGTCACCCTCGAGGGCGAACTCGCGGATGACTACGAGGTCGAGGACCTTCGCGGCAAGAAGGCGAAGTTCGAACTCACCTTAAACGACATCAAGCGGATGAACCTGCCGCCGATGGACAAGGCCTTCCTCGAGACCCAGGGATTTGAAACCGAGATGGAGTACCGCGCCTGGGTCCGCCAGCGAATGGAAGGTCGGCTTGAGTCCGAACTGAAGCGCGGCATGAGGAATCAGGTTCGCAAGTACCTGCTCGACAACACCAAGCTGGACTTGCCCGAGGGGCTGTCCACCCGGCAGACCGAGCGGGCCGTCCTCCGCAAGATGATCGACCTGCAGCGCCAGGGCGTGCCGATGTCCGAGATCGAGAAGCACGCCGACGAGCTTCGCACCATCGCCCGGGAGGAGACGACTGCCGAGTTGAAGCTGCACTTCATCACTGAGGAGATCGCCGAAAAGCTGGAGACCGAGGTCTCCGAAGAGGACATCAACGGCGCGATCGCCATGATGGCACAGACCTATAATCGCCGATTCGACCGCGTCCGCGACGAACTGGCGAAGAACGACGGCATCGAGATGCTTTATTTGCAGATTCGGGACGAGAAGTGCATCGACAAGTTACTGGAGAAAGCCAAGATAACCGATGCAGAGGTGCCGAAAAAGGGCGGCGCAAAGTCAGAGAAGCCCGCGAAGGCTGCCAAGGCGCCGCAGGCTGAGTCGAAAGCGGCTGAGACGCCGGCTACCCCTAAGGCTGCCGCCGAGAAGGGGGTCGCCAAAAAATCGGCGACGGATAAGCCCAAGGCCCCGGGTTCGAAGAAAGCGAAGTGA
- a CDS encoding tetratricopeptide repeat protein: MTRRARTKSRSDSVSAASPRGMPGPVRTIAAAIGICTVTLLAYFNSFDVKFIFDDEAGIVENELIRRVLPIERFLQSTQPFTDFTFALNYASDGLSPGGFHGVNLAIHCLAALLLFGLVRRTIVMPGVSDTLRDSADGLAFVVAILWSVHPLQTESVTYLVQRSESLMGLFYLLTLYAALRAATSGTRWAWNLTAILACAAAMASKSVAVTAPFVVLLYDRAFLFENWKAVFRGRWKLYAGLAATYLVPLGLGVFHGLFFESSETATVGFGFKGITPIEYLKTQPGVILHYLTLIVWPIGQCLDYAWPVAKSSSDILLPSIIVGLLAALGIACFFRRRAVGFLICSMFLILLPTSSIVPLKDPAFEHRMYLPLAPALVALVMLIHAVRLPSQSGGSPAKTRRWSWRPYAAAIACFILIMLTRERNALYAEPKKLWADVAAKAPHNPRPYNALGFIELGSGAHDAAIELFRQAIRQDSDYAPAYVNLGKAYYRKRNMESAVREFRIATHVSPSSLNAEAHLLFGTALAETGRSEEAIEQLKLAISKNPRLEQAYFALADRLWKLGRRESAVGVFQQALASEPGLVEARVNMGLVLSELGRIDEAVSSLESAIRFSKPTTNPETVIRAHYNLGLVLFQAGRQQEAAPHLRRVLSLSPTHHSAAKLLQQITVDPATAPEAGPGR, translated from the coding sequence ATGACACGGCGCGCTCGAACGAAGTCGCGTTCCGACTCGGTCTCCGCCGCGTCGCCGCGAGGCATGCCGGGGCCTGTCCGCACAATTGCGGCCGCGATCGGCATTTGCACCGTCACGCTCCTGGCATACTTCAACAGTTTCGATGTGAAGTTCATCTTCGACGACGAGGCAGGCATCGTTGAAAACGAACTGATCCGTCGCGTTCTGCCGATCGAGCGGTTTCTTCAGTCCACCCAGCCGTTCACGGACTTTACCTTTGCCCTCAACTACGCTTCGGACGGCCTGTCCCCCGGCGGGTTTCATGGCGTGAACCTGGCGATTCACTGTCTCGCCGCGTTGCTCTTATTTGGCCTGGTCCGGCGGACGATCGTGATGCCGGGCGTTTCCGACACCCTGCGCGACAGCGCCGACGGGCTGGCCTTCGTCGTCGCGATTCTCTGGTCCGTCCATCCACTCCAGACCGAGAGCGTTACCTATCTCGTGCAGCGCAGCGAATCGTTGATGGGCCTTTTCTACCTGTTGACACTATACGCCGCGCTGCGAGCCGCGACGTCAGGGACGCGGTGGGCATGGAATCTGACGGCGATCCTGGCATGTGCCGCGGCGATGGCGTCGAAGTCCGTCGCCGTGACCGCGCCATTTGTGGTGCTGCTCTACGATCGCGCATTCTTGTTTGAAAACTGGAAGGCTGTATTCCGCGGCCGGTGGAAGCTCTACGCCGGCCTCGCGGCAACCTATCTCGTTCCCCTGGGGCTCGGAGTATTCCATGGATTGTTCTTTGAATCGTCCGAGACCGCCACCGTCGGATTCGGCTTCAAGGGCATCACGCCCATCGAATACCTGAAGACCCAGCCCGGCGTCATCCTGCATTACCTGACTCTGATCGTGTGGCCGATCGGCCAGTGCCTCGACTATGCCTGGCCCGTGGCGAAGTCTTCCTCGGACATCCTGTTACCGTCCATCATCGTTGGATTGCTTGCTGCACTCGGCATTGCGTGCTTCTTCCGCCGCCGAGCCGTCGGATTCCTTATCTGTTCGATGTTTCTGATCTTGCTCCCAACGTCGAGCATTGTTCCGTTGAAGGACCCCGCCTTCGAGCATCGGATGTATCTGCCGCTCGCCCCCGCACTGGTGGCGCTGGTCATGCTGATTCACGCCGTAAGGCTGCCGTCACAAAGTGGCGGTAGCCCGGCGAAGACCCGCCGGTGGTCCTGGCGTCCCTATGCGGCGGCGATAGCCTGCTTCATCTTGATCATGCTCACGCGCGAGCGAAATGCCCTGTACGCCGAGCCGAAGAAATTGTGGGCCGACGTGGCCGCCAAGGCCCCGCACAATCCCCGCCCGTACAACGCCCTCGGCTTTATTGAGTTGGGTAGCGGCGCTCACGACGCCGCGATCGAGTTGTTTCGTCAGGCCATTCGCCAGGATTCAGATTACGCCCCCGCCTACGTCAATCTGGGGAAGGCGTACTATCGCAAGAGAAACATGGAATCCGCCGTTCGCGAGTTTCGCATCGCGACGCACGTGAGTCCATCTTCCCTCAATGCCGAGGCGCACCTCCTCTTCGGCACCGCCCTTGCCGAAACCGGTCGCTCCGAGGAGGCGATCGAGCAACTCAAGCTCGCCATCAGCAAGAACCCCCGGCTCGAACAGGCGTACTTCGCCCTCGCGGATCGGCTCTGGAAGCTGGGTCGCCGGGAGTCGGCGGTCGGCGTTTTCCAGCAGGCGCTCGCCTCGGAACCCGGCCTGGTCGAGGCCCGGGTCAACATGGGTCTGGTCCTCTCCGAGTTGGGCAGAATCGACGAGGCCGTTTCGTCTCTGGAGAGCGCCATCCGATTCTCAAAGCCCACTACAAACCCCGAAACCGTCATTCGGGCCCACTACAACCTCGGCTTGGTCCTGTTCCAGGCGGGCCGACAGCAGGAGGCCGCGCCGCATCTTCGCAGGGTGTTGAGCCTGAGCCCGACGCATCATTCGGCCGCCAAACTTCTTCAGCAGATCACGGTCGACCCGGCGACCGCCCCGGAGGCTGGGCCTGGCCGGTAG
- a CDS encoding ATP-dependent Clp protease proteolytic subunit, with product MIPFVIERTGRGERSYDIYSRLLKDRVIFLAGGIDDDVANVIVAQMLFLSNEDPNADIHFYINSPGGSVSAGLAIYDTMQFLRCDVATYCVGVSASMGAILLCGGAKGKRFSLPHSRVLLHQPLIGGVLQGAATDLSIEAKEILRLRELLYAIIGKHSNTDIKKIAKDCDRNLWLDPTEAMEYGLVDRVLERQPEITKRPSAVDDD from the coding sequence TTGATCCCCTTCGTGATTGAGCGGACCGGACGCGGGGAGCGATCTTACGACATCTATTCCCGGCTTTTGAAGGACCGGGTCATTTTTCTCGCCGGTGGGATCGATGATGACGTGGCCAATGTCATCGTCGCCCAGATGCTCTTCCTCTCCAACGAAGATCCGAACGCGGACATCCACTTCTATATCAATTCACCCGGCGGCAGCGTTTCCGCCGGCCTGGCCATCTATGACACCATGCAGTTTCTCCGGTGCGACGTCGCGACTTACTGCGTCGGCGTCTCGGCGAGCATGGGGGCGATCCTGCTTTGCGGCGGCGCCAAGGGGAAGCGATTTTCCCTGCCGCACTCGCGCGTCCTGTTGCATCAGCCGCTCATCGGCGGCGTCCTGCAGGGAGCCGCGACGGACCTTTCCATCGAGGCCAAGGAGATTCTCCGGCTTCGCGAGCTTCTCTACGCCATCATTGGAAAGCACTCCAACACCGACATCAAGAAAATCGCCAAGGACTGCGACCGGAACCTCTGGCTCGATCCGACCGAGGCGATGGAATACGGCCTGGTCGATCGCGTCCTCGAGCGGCAGCCGGAGATCACCAAGCGGCCTTCCGCCGTGGATGACGACTAG
- a CDS encoding FHA domain-containing protein has translation MNNTLDDNDMCRPVIRLKTGEPRAERSARSITGPVTVLGSGDGCDMVLASSSVDEAHAVIVRLGGGAFVCDLGAPGGTMVNGAHVRWARLEDGDELSIGSFYYFVEIGRSSGALSGHTRPFSLRNDLTIGVIRSEDPVLLIGRDAACDVVLDGAHVAPRHAIVVWTGDGPLVRDLQGRSLVRVNGRAVRQRLVHSGDSIGVGPHEMRFEIEAKTPAASINADPAIAAEYGRPRTFHEEYPEQDDAADPRAAEDRIPNVAGPPDYEGMNEDDAARELVEDLERNEAGDGQWMTGHDAEQIEALDDSEVLQLLDGARMDSHASSGEVRKGDDAGMTHHGDTRTEAAPRSMTFSADELVAARVVDERDARPQAFSPDFRQRVIAAQNALDERARKLREELDSERRRLKACQDQLKEQARRLLEAAKANEETPGDGATAQKQVAIPRQEKSVASQGPGKTLHDSDHEESIASLERLFADGAAELPASDRNVRHTLRTAETVADVGKQAQAEAMSLQHQVNELMEIVRDDQQGMNEAEQRLESLRFEIERLKSEVARAREKHKVQFSEHEARYESLQRSSEGIKQEREALMLRLRRLDAKESALNTRMADAKRVRKDMERESNRLARLQEEHDDRLRELRINLEGERHRLRLRQTELQKRASELAKMARTRRHAIEEIVREQQSELQDTEADIKAKRSAIAEAGRAELEKTATELEQLLSVRLSDVESELLARQESLDSWIMAIWDNAKGSSGGPKRVESIARPPKSTFGLGGAPAPMAAEPQVRHLAQLETELENLHRAVLRMEDDSDHRGVTDGLASRRASLLSGARKSGDLTTRFAEKFSSFRIGSGHRIDGKPASSTRTDSPDIGLQKTGQG, from the coding sequence GTGAACAACACGTTGGATGACAACGACATGTGCCGGCCGGTGATTCGGCTGAAGACCGGCGAGCCGAGGGCCGAACGGTCGGCGAGGTCGATCACCGGCCCCGTCACGGTTCTCGGTAGCGGCGACGGCTGTGACATGGTCCTGGCATCAAGCAGCGTTGATGAGGCACACGCGGTCATCGTCCGGCTGGGCGGCGGCGCGTTCGTCTGCGATCTGGGCGCTCCCGGCGGAACAATGGTCAACGGCGCCCACGTGCGCTGGGCACGGCTGGAAGATGGGGACGAACTTTCCATCGGGTCCTTCTACTATTTTGTGGAGATCGGGCGATCGTCCGGCGCCCTCTCGGGGCATACGCGCCCTTTCTCACTGAGAAACGATCTGACCATCGGCGTCATCCGCAGCGAAGACCCCGTCCTGCTGATCGGGCGCGACGCGGCCTGCGACGTTGTGCTGGATGGCGCTCATGTCGCTCCCCGGCATGCCATCGTGGTGTGGACGGGCGATGGGCCATTGGTGCGCGATTTGCAGGGCCGGTCGCTCGTACGCGTCAACGGCCGGGCCGTCCGGCAGAGGCTCGTCCACTCGGGCGACTCGATCGGCGTCGGTCCGCACGAAATGAGATTTGAGATCGAAGCGAAGACTCCCGCCGCTTCGATCAACGCCGATCCGGCCATCGCCGCGGAATATGGACGCCCCCGGACATTCCACGAGGAATACCCGGAGCAGGACGACGCGGCGGACCCCCGCGCGGCAGAAGACAGGATTCCTAACGTCGCCGGCCCGCCGGACTACGAGGGGATGAACGAGGACGATGCAGCGCGCGAGCTGGTCGAAGACCTCGAGCGCAATGAAGCAGGCGATGGGCAATGGATGACCGGTCATGATGCCGAACAAATCGAGGCCCTCGACGATTCAGAGGTCCTCCAGCTATTGGACGGGGCCAGGATGGATTCACATGCCTCCTCAGGTGAAGTGAGGAAAGGAGACGACGCCGGCATGACTCATCATGGCGACACCCGGACGGAGGCTGCGCCGCGCTCGATGACGTTCTCGGCGGACGAGCTCGTCGCGGCACGAGTCGTGGACGAACGCGACGCCCGCCCGCAGGCCTTTTCGCCCGACTTCCGGCAGCGTGTGATTGCGGCACAGAATGCCCTCGACGAGCGAGCCCGAAAGTTAAGAGAGGAGCTTGATTCAGAGCGCCGTCGCCTCAAGGCGTGCCAGGATCAGCTCAAGGAGCAGGCCCGCCGCCTTCTTGAAGCGGCGAAGGCCAATGAAGAAACCCCGGGCGACGGGGCGACCGCGCAAAAGCAGGTGGCAATTCCGCGTCAGGAGAAGTCGGTCGCATCGCAGGGCCCTGGCAAGACGCTTCACGACAGCGACCATGAAGAATCCATCGCCTCGCTGGAAAGGCTCTTCGCCGACGGCGCGGCCGAGCTTCCCGCATCGGACCGGAATGTCCGCCACACGCTGCGGACCGCCGAGACGGTCGCCGACGTCGGCAAACAGGCCCAGGCGGAGGCGATGAGTCTTCAGCATCAGGTCAACGAGTTGATGGAGATCGTTCGCGACGACCAGCAGGGCATGAACGAGGCCGAGCAGCGACTGGAGTCGCTGCGCTTCGAGATCGAGCGGCTCAAGTCTGAGGTCGCACGCGCCCGTGAGAAGCATAAAGTTCAGTTTTCCGAGCACGAGGCCCGCTATGAGAGCCTCCAGCGCAGCAGCGAGGGCATCAAGCAGGAACGCGAAGCGCTCATGCTCCGCCTGCGTCGACTGGATGCCAAGGAATCCGCGCTCAACACGCGCATGGCCGATGCCAAGCGCGTTCGCAAGGACATGGAGCGCGAGTCGAACCGTCTGGCGAGGCTTCAGGAAGAACACGATGACCGGCTGCGAGAGCTTCGGATCAACCTGGAGGGCGAGCGGCATCGGCTTCGCCTTCGGCAGACCGAGCTTCAAAAGCGGGCCAGCGAACTCGCCAAGATGGCCAGGACGCGGCGTCACGCCATCGAGGAGATCGTCCGCGAGCAGCAGAGCGAGCTTCAGGACACCGAGGCGGACATCAAGGCCAAACGCAGCGCCATTGCCGAGGCCGGCCGCGCGGAACTCGAAAAGACCGCCACCGAGCTGGAGCAGTTGCTGAGCGTCCGATTGAGCGATGTCGAGTCTGAACTACTCGCCAGACAGGAAAGCCTGGACTCGTGGATCATGGCGATCTGGGACAACGCCAAGGGGTCGAGCGGCGGTCCCAAGCGCGTCGAGTCGATTGCTCGCCCGCCCAAGTCCACTTTCGGACTGGGTGGTGCTCCGGCCCCGATGGCCGCGGAGCCGCAGGTTCGACACCTCGCCCAGCTTGAAACCGAACTGGAAAACCTGCATCGCGCGGTTTTGCGCATGGAGGACGATTCCGATCACCGAGGCGTGACGGATGGTCTTGCGTCACGGCGTGCGTCGTTGCTTTCGGGAGCCCGAAAAAGCGGCGATTTGACGACCCGTTTCGCGGAGAAGTTTTCGTCGTTCAGGATCGGTTCCGGCCATCGAATCGATGGCAAGCCGGCTTCTTCGACGCGGACCGATTCGCCCGACATCGGACTTCAGAAGACGGGCCAAGGATGA
- a CDS encoding ATP-dependent Clp protease proteolytic subunit has protein sequence MASMQSMAQGAPYQRIREMSIEDMLLENRIIFLAGPINERSASLVIMRLLYLQSIKKDQDIHLYINCPGGMVDQTLAIYDTMRFLTCDIATYSIGQAASGGAIILTAGTKGKRFALPNSKIMLHQPWGGVSGQAEDIRIQAEEIIKDKQKLNEILGLHTGMDIKKIEEETERDRFITPEEAVKWGLVDEIVDSAAMKEKKS, from the coding sequence ATGGCCTCGATGCAGTCGATGGCCCAGGGCGCGCCCTATCAGCGCATCCGTGAGATGTCGATCGAGGACATGCTCCTCGAAAACCGCATCATCTTCCTCGCAGGCCCGATCAACGAGCGAAGCGCCAGCCTGGTCATCATGCGACTGCTCTATCTCCAGAGCATCAAGAAGGACCAGGACATCCACCTGTACATCAACTGCCCCGGGGGCATGGTGGATCAGACCCTGGCGATTTACGACACCATGCGCTTCCTTACCTGCGACATCGCCACCTACTCGATCGGCCAGGCGGCCAGCGGCGGGGCGATCATCCTGACGGCGGGGACCAAGGGAAAGAGATTTGCATTGCCCAACAGCAAGATCATGCTGCACCAGCCGTGGGGCGGCGTCAGCGGTCAGGCTGAGGACATTCGGATTCAGGCCGAAGAGATCATCAAGGACAAGCAGAAGTTGAACGAGATTCTCGGGCTTCATACCGGGATGGACATCAAGAAGATCGAAGAGGAGACCGAGCGAGATCGCTTCATCACCCCCGAGGAAGCGGTCAAGTGGGGTCTCGTCGATGAGATCGTCGATAGCGCGGCCATGAAAGAGAAGAAGAGCTAG